The nucleotide window ACCCAATTCATTCATTCTCTCTACTGGTTCACTATCCTACACTGGTCCTAAGCTAAAGGTGCTGAAGCTCCAGCTATACacactaaaatttatatagaaatttaAGAACGTTAATATCCTTTGCAATAATAGAttatgaattaaaatatttatttttgtatattaggAGTCTAAGTACACAGGACCGGCCTGCCTAGAAATTCCAATAATTCTGAATATTTTCTTAAGAGAATAAATATAACTTCACATGTCCTTTATTGTATGACGACATTCCAAAAAATAAGAATTAAGAAATGTCAAATGGATAAACTAACGGTAGATAATAGAGGACGTTACAATAAAGAAATGGTTTGGTATGTTACCATTAAAGTtctagaaattaaaaaaaaaaagccattAACAAGGTCAAGTTGCCATTGTCAAAAGTTTGTAgtcaataaaaatacaaaaggaCATGGGGAGTAGTTGGATAATCAATGCTGAAAATTATATAGTGGGGTTACAAACTCAGAATAAATGACAGCTTATCTATAATAAGTAACAAACAAATTATGTTGGGCAGACCAAAATGTATATAATCTTTTTACGTATTTATTCTTCACcagaaattgttataatttaacATGTTTAGTAGTCGTCCTCACCGTCACGgctccttgttttttttttttttgcgtggAGTTTTCTTTTAATTGTTCTTAgcatatttaaattaaaataacttTTGCAAATATGAAAACGCAAACAAAACTAGTGATTTATTTGAAATAGAAAAACATACAAACTTGAGAACAAAAGCAAAATCACATAAAAACGGTTGTAATATTAATCGAATCGTACTATAGATTTATAAACAAACCTAAACCAAGACTAAACCAGAGTTTGCCCTCCACCAACCAAGTGAGCTCTAACCGTGTTCACTTCCTAGGTTACATAACAGTGGCGTGGATCATACGTTAACTCAATTAGTTACGATTTATCGGCATCTCAGGTCTTTTTACATATGACAGATTGAGAATCCATCCACGACAAAAAGATTCTGATATTAAAAGCTCATCTAGGTTCGAAGAAACTCTCAGATATGTTGTCACTCCTCCAGCCAGAAGACTGAGACTGATCTTCCATCGTCGGAGACATCATCTTTCTCATCTCCAATACACTCCCTGGATTCAGAAACGGCGGTTGCGTCGGCGTAGGAATCTCCAAACTCCCTTTCATCATTTTCACAACCGCAGACATGGCAGGACGCTGATCAAACGCTGCTTGAACGCAGAGCAGACCGATCTCAAGCAACCGTGACGCTTCCATCTTGTTGAAGTTGTCCCCCAAAACTGGATCCACAACTTGAACAAAGTTGCTTGTCCCGTACAGACGCCAAAcctaaattttcattttcaagATTCAAGAAAATGGTTTGAGCTTAAAACAAAccctcaagaaaaaaaaaatgataattactTACCGTTTGGAGGATCGAACTAGAGTCTTGTGAGAAGGCGTTGTTACGTCTTCCGGTTATAACTTCAATCATAAGAACTCCGAAGCTGTATACATCTGCTTTCTCAGTTAGTTTCCCTCGTACAACATACTCTGGTGCCATGTAGCCTCTGTGTTTCACAAGTGGAATAACTTCaaaaattagtataaaaatGGTGTAATCAGTAAAAGTTACAAAAGATAAGTTTAGAGACTTTACAGTGTACCGGCGATGGCAGTGCTGATGTGAGTCTTGTCCTCAGGGAACAATCTAGCCAGTCCGAAATCAGCGATCCTCGGAGTAAAATCATGTTCCAAAAGTATATTACTCAGCTTGATGTCTCTATGTATGATCCTCAGATTTGACTCTTCGTGTAGATACGCCATTCCTTCTGCTGTCCCAAGTATAATCTTGAACCTCTTCGCCCAGCTCAACGGTTGAACATCTTGTCTTACtgtaccaaaaaaaagaagcaagaaCCAAATCAATGTAACACTACTGAGACATGGTAATCGCAAAAGATTGGATTTAGGATGAGAACAACAAACCGAAAAGATAGTCATGGAGGCTTTGGTTCGCTATGTATTCATAGACCAAAAGGCTCTCGGGTCCGGTTATGCTGCATCCCAAGAGCTTGACAAGGTTCTTGTGGTCGATTTGGCTTATTAGATTGACTTCGTTAAAGAAATGATCAACCCACTGCTTTGTGTTGAAGAATAGCCTCTTCACCGCAACAGTCTTACCGTTACTAAGAACTCCCTATTGCACAAAAAGGGTAAAGAGTTAACCAATTGAAGAATAAGAATCTCTAAAGAAACAGATAATAAGAACACACCCTACCTTAAATACAGAACCAGATCCTCCTTGGCCTAGCTTATTCTTGTCGCTGAAGTAATCAGTGGCCCTCTCGAGATTCTCATAGGAGAAACAAAGATCAGATTTGTTGGCAAGCATAAACAGAGACCCTAGTTGCTTCTTCTCTACATTACATTACCCACACgcacaaaaaattatttagtatTATCAAGATTTTAAGCTTTACTATAACCACTCATGCTCCAATGTGCAAAACATTTAGAAGTCACAAACCTCTTAGCTTCTTGGCACGTTTCTTCTTATACAAGAAACCTAAAGCAGAGACCAACAGAACAAAAGCTACCACCGAAGATGTCACCGCCAAAATCACAGCCAAGTGGTTATGACCTgattaataacaaaaaagaaTAGACTTAAATAAATCAACCTATTAGTGAAATGTTTCTAAATCAATGCCTCAGTTTTGTGTTTAATCTGTAACCAATGTTCAATAACATTCCATAAAATGTAACAATATATACTAATCTAAGTCACATTTCAAGCTTTATCTACTTACCACCATTTCCATCTGATGTTGAATTTCCAGAGTTATTGTAAAACTTCAGATTAGAAAACCTCATGTAACAGCCAGCGTTAAGAGCTCGACCTTCT belongs to Brassica rapa cultivar Chiifu-401-42 chromosome A07, CAAS_Brap_v3.01, whole genome shotgun sequence and includes:
- the LOC103831589 gene encoding cysteine-rich receptor-like protein kinase 3; its protein translation is MTTFISNLSLLLLVGFLFLNPVISDSRGETVAQRCSNRTTTPQQRSLVVTNFLAAMDAVSPLVEAKGYGQVVNGTGNLTVYAYGECMKDLDKKDCDLCFAQIKAKVPRCLPFQRGTRGGRVFSDGCFIRYDEYNFFNETLSSQDVTNCSNKEITGVNRTLFRANAAELVKFMSVEAVRNGGFYAGFVDRRNVTAHGLAQCWEPLTRSGCAECLSKASEQIGSCLGKEEGRALNAGCYMRFSNLKFYNNSGNSTSDGNGGHNHLAVILAVTSSVVAFVLLVSALGFLYKKKRAKKLREKKQLGSLFMLANKSDLCFSYENLERATDYFSDKNKLGQGGSGSVFKGVLSNGKTVAVKRLFFNTKQWVDHFFNEVNLISQIDHKNLVKLLGCSITGPESLLVYEYIANQSLHDYLFVRQDVQPLSWAKRFKIILGTAEGMAYLHEESNLRIIHRDIKLSNILLEHDFTPRIADFGLARLFPEDKTHISTAIAGTLGYMAPEYVVRGKLTEKADVYSFGVLMIEVITGRRNNAFSQDSSSILQTVWRLYGTSNFVQVVDPVLGDNFNKMEASRLLEIGLLCVQAAFDQRPAMSAVVKMMKGSLEIPTPTQPPFLNPGSVLEMRKMMSPTMEDQSQSSGWRSDNISESFFEPR